The Blastocatellia bacterium genomic interval GGTGCCATTCCTGTAAACTTAAGCAAAAAAGACTCTAATGCTTTTGAGCAGGCAATGAAAGTTTTAGCAAAAGGTGATTTAATAGCCCTTTTTCCAGAAGGTCAACGCTCACAGCGGGGTTATATGGAAAAACTAAAAAGCGGTGCTGCAAGGATGGCTATTTTTAATAAATGCCCACTTGTACCTATTACAATTACTGGTGCTTATGAGGCTTGGCCCGTAACACGTCTTTTTCCTAGGTTACGAAAAATTACTGTAAAATTTCATGAACCAATACTTTTAGATTCAAAAGAATGTGAAACTAGACAAGATGACACAGCCTTTTATGATGAAATAACCGAAACTTGGCGAAAAACTGTAGACCAACGCCTAGTCCCAGGCCTTAAAGCCCAAGAATCCTTAAATAAACATTTTGCTCGTCCTGCTTCTTACTTACGTATTTATGAAGTAGTCCCAATAGGCGTTTATTTTATAATGGCGACTGTTATTTTGCTTTTTCAGCCAAACTTGTTTCTTTGGTTGACTTTGCCTTTTATTGCTTACTATGGCTACATACTTTTAGATGTTATGGTGCTAAAACAAGGTAGAAAAAGCAAAATATTACGTGATTTAGCTACACCTTTTTTAATGATAGTTTGGTATCCATTAATTGTAAGAGGGTTGGATGTAACTATACTTGCTCCAATAAGTTTGCTAGCTTTTATTTTGGGAATTTGTTTTCCTTTTTATTGGACAAATTATTATGATACTCAAAGATTTCTACGCGGTTTATCTATGATCTATTACTTAAGTTTTGTAATAGAGCTTTTTAAGCAAGCAGATTTTGGGCTTCATTGGGCAATGGCTGTTTTTGCGTTAGGTTATGCAATTTATCATTTACCTTTGTTTTGGTATTTGCAACTTGTTTTGATTGTACTTTATGGAGGATTTGTTTATTGGATTATGGGCAGTCAAGTTATGGCAAATCACTATTTTTATATTACTCTAGGAATAGTTACAAATATTTATTTAGTCTTAGTTAAATTTACTGCTCATGATGGTAAAGTTGTTTAACTTTGCCTAATAGCGCAGAACTTTAGGTCTGGGCATAGGAAATTAATAAAAATGTTTCCACTACGTAAAAAATACCAATTAGCTTTACCTGATCAAATACTTAATTTAGGTGAACGTACTCTAGTAATGGGTGTGTTAAATGTAACACCAGATTCTTTTTCTGATGGAGGAAAGTTTTTTTCGCTAGAAACAGCTATAAATCGAGCATTGGAGATTGAAAAAGATGGTGCAGATATTTTAGACATTGGCGGCGAATCTTCACGTCCTGGGGCTGAAAATGTAGATTTACAAACAGAGCTTAACCGAGTAATTCCAGTTATTGAAGCTCTAAAAGGTAAATTAAAAATCCCTATTTCCATTGACACTTATAAAGCTCAAGTAGCTAAAGAAGCACTAACAGCAGGGGCAGAAATTGTTAATGATATTAGCGCGTTAAGATTTGATCCAGAACTTGCAAAAGTTGTTGCTAAAACAGGTGCTGCTATTTGTTTAATGCACATGCGAGGCAATCCAAAAAATATGCAGCAAATTCCTGCTAGCAACGATATTTGGA includes:
- the folP gene encoding dihydropteroate synthase, with translation MFPLRKKYQLALPDQILNLGERTLVMGVLNVTPDSFSDGGKFFSLETAINRALEIEKDGADILDIGGESSRPGAENVDLQTELNRVIPVIEALKGKLKIPISIDTYKAQVAKEALTAGAEIVNDISALRFDPELAKVVAKTGAAICLMHMRGNPKNMQQIPASNDIWKEIFQDLNLAVEQAIKNGINKEQIILDPGIGFGKTMSDNLRILAEQFKLAEFDLPILIGTSRKSFIGKILGNLATERLMGTAATVTTAILQGAHIVRVHDIKEMVEVAKVSDAILMQFLVIKSLIYELGKLVFKKAIYFSHFGHSCHAGL
- a CDS encoding 1-acyl-sn-glycerol-3-phosphate acyltransferase; its protein translation is MIKILKILFQMFFRLFFTVEYYGIENIPKTGAAVLAGNHPSYLDPILIYVVSQRPVRFLAWDKIFKIPLLGFIVKTFGAIPVNLSKKDSNAFEQAMKVLAKGDLIALFPEGQRSQRGYMEKLKSGAARMAIFNKCPLVPITITGAYEAWPVTRLFPRLRKITVKFHEPILLDSKECETRQDDTAFYDEITETWRKTVDQRLVPGLKAQESLNKHFARPASYLRIYEVVPIGVYFIMATVILLFQPNLFLWLTLPFIAYYGYILLDVMVLKQGRKSKILRDLATPFLMIVWYPLIVRGLDVTILAPISLLAFILGICFPFYWTNYYDTQRFLRGLSMIYYLSFVIELFKQADFGLHWAMAVFALGYAIYHLPLFWYLQLVLIVLYGGFVYWIMGSQVMANHYFYITLGIVTNIYLVLVKFTAHDGKVV